Sequence from the Streptomyces peucetius genome:
AGCGCGGTGCACAGCGCGCCCGGGTCCTGCGCGGAGACGGCCATCGCGTCGACCTGCTGCTGGGTGAGCGTGTTGACGTAGGAGACCTGGCTGGAGGTGTCTGTGGCGCTGGACGGGCCGACCTCCTTGTAGTCGGAGCCCAGCTCCTTCAGGGCCGCCTCGCCACCCTTGTCGGCGGTGGTGAAGTAGGGGTTGTTGACCTGCTTGGGCAGGAAGCCGACGGTCAGGCCCTTCTTCAGTTCGGCGTCGGGGTCGGCCTTGCCGGCGGTGGCGGCCCGGCCGCTGTCGTTGTTGACGTCCTCCTTGGTGGTGCCGCCGCAGGCGGTGGCGGCCAGGGCGAGGGAGGTGACGGCGGCGAGGGCCGCGCAGGTACGGCGGAGGGATGACTTGCGCATGGCGGAGGTTCCTTTGCGAGGGTGGGCGCAGGGGGCGTGGGGTCTGAGGGCCCCGTGCTACGGGACGGGACTGGGGGCCTTGGGAACGGACGGTGCCGCGGCGGCCCGGCGCCCGGCACGGGTGACCGCGATCTGCCGTGCGACCCGGGGGCCGAGCACGGAGAGGACGAGCAGAACGCCGGTGACGACGATCTGCGACTGGGCGGAGACGTCCTGGAGGCTCATCACGTTCTGCAGCGCGCCGAGCAGGAAGACTCCCGCGATCGCGCCGCCGAGCGTGCCCCGGCCGCCGTCGAAGTCGATGCCGCCGAGCAACACGGCGGCGACGACGGAGAGTTCCAGGCCCATGGCGTTGTCGTAGCGGGCGCTGGCGTAGTGCAGTGCCCAGAAGACGCCGGTGAGGGAGGCCATCAGGCCGGTCACCGCGAACAGGATCAGCTTCTGCCGCTTGACCCGGATGCCGGCGAACCGCGCGGCCTCCTCGGCGGCGCCGATCGCGAACAGTGACCGGCCGAACGGGGTGGCGTGCAGCGCGACCACGGCGATCGCGAGCAGGACGAGGAAGGGCAGGAAGGCGTAGGGGATGAAGGTGTCGCCGATGCGTCCGGCCGCGAAGTCCAGGTACTGGGTGGGGAAGTCGGTCACCGCGTCGGAACCGAGCACGATCTGCGCGATGCCGCGATACGCGGCGAGGGTGCCGATGGTGACGGCGAGGGACGGCAGTCCGAGCCGGGTCACCAGCAGGCCGTTGATCAGTCCGCAGACCACACCGAGGACCAAGCAGAGCGGGATGATCGTCTCGATCGTCATGCCCTGGTTCCACAGGGCGCCCATCACGGCACCCGACAGACCGGCCGTCGAGGCGACGGAGAGGTCGATCTCGCCGGAGACCACGAGCAGCGTCATCGGCAGCGCGATGAGCGCGATGGGCAGCGTGTTGCCGATGAGGAATGACAGGTTGAGGGCGTTGCCGAAACCGTCGACGGTACCGAAGGACAACAGCAGGACGACGACGAGGAGGGCGCCGACGGCCGAATCCCACCTCTTCAGGACGGGCCGGCGGATCGCTCGGCTCAGGGAGAAGTCAGCCATGGCGGGCGTTCCTCTTCTTCAGGGCGTTGGCCACGCGCAGCGCGACGATCCGGTCGACCGCGATGGCGAGGATGAGCAGGACGCCGTTGATGGCGAGCACCCAGACGGAGCTGACGCCGAGGGCGGGCAGCACGCTGTTGATGGAGGTCAGCAGCAGCGCGCCGAGGGCCGCGCCGTAGACGCTGCCGGAGCCGCCGGTGAAGACCACGCCACCGACCACGACCGCGCTGACGACGGTGAGTTCGTAGCCGGTACCGGTGCCGGAGTCGACGTTGCCGAACCGGGCCAGGTACATCGCGCCCGCGAGACCGGCGAGGGCGCCGCAGAAGGTGTAGGCGGCCAGGGTCCGCTTGCGGACGGGGATGCCGGCGAGGCGGGCGGCCTCGGGGTTGGAGCCGAGCGCGTACAGCTCTCGTCCGCTGCTGAAGTGCTTGAGGTAGTACGCCGTCGCCACCAGCACCGCGAGGGCGATCAGGGCGAGCCACGGCACCGCGGAGACGCCGCCGGAGCCGAAGTCGACGAATCCGTCGGGCAGGTCGGCCGCGGTGATCTGGCGGGAGCCGACCCAGATGGAGTCGATGCCGCGGATGATGTAGAGCGTGCCGAGGGTGACGACGAGCGCGGGCACCTGGCCGAGGCTGACGAGCAGGCCGTTGAGCAGGCCGAAGGCGATACCGGTCAGGACCGCGAGGAACACGGCCACGACGGGGTTGCCGCCGCCCTGGAGATGGATGCCGGCGGCGAAGGCGCTGATACCGAGCGTGGAGCCGACCGACAGGTCGACGTTGCGGGTGATGACGACGAGCGCCTGGCCGATGGCGACGAGGACCAGGATCGTCGCGTTCAGCAGCAGGTCCTTGATGCCCTGCTCGGTGAGGAACTCGCTGTTGCCCGCCTGGGTGACGGCGATCATCGCCAGGAAGACGAGCAGGATGGCGAGCTCGCGCATCTTGAAGACGCGGTCGACCAGGCGGGTGCCGCCGGACTCAGGTATGTCGCCGGCGGGGGCCTGCTGAGGAGCGATCACCGTCACGCCCTCCTCCTTCCGTTCTCCCCCATGGGCTTCGTCCAGGGGGCGCCCTCGTCGCCGCCCGCGCGGCGCGGAGGTGCGGGCATCGTGTTCGTCTGCGGCCCGGCGTCCCGCCCGTCGCCCGCCACCGCCCTCAACCGGCTGCGCTGCGCGCAGGCTGCTTCGATGTGCGCGTCGCTCACGCGGCCCTCCCGGTGGCTGCGGCCATCACGGATTCCTCGGTGGCTTCGGTGCGGGGGATCTCGGCGGTCAGGCGGCCCTCGTGCATCACGAGCACGCGGTCGGCCATGCCGAGGATCTCGGGCAGGTCGGAGGAGATCATCAGGACGGCGACCCCGTCGGCGGCCAGCTCGCTGAGCAGCCGGTGCACCTCGGCCTTGGTGCCGACGTCGATGCCGCGGGTCGGCTCATCGACGATCAGTACCTGGGGGCCGGTGGCGAGCCACTTGGCGAGGACGACCTTCTGCTGGTTGCCGCCGGAGAGCGTGGCGACGGTGTCGGCGATCCGGGCGTACTTGACCTGGAGCTTGACGGCCCAGTCGAGGGAGCGGCTGCGTTCGGCGCCGCGGTCCATGAGGCCGGCCTTCACGGTCGTACGAAGACCGGTGAGGCCGATGTTGCGCTCGATGGACATGTTCATCACCAGGCCCTGGGCGCGCCGGTCCTCGGGGACCAGGGCGAGCCCGGAGGCCATGGCGATGGACGGCGCGCCGCTGGTCAGCTTCCGCCCGGCGACCTCGACCTCACCGGCGTCCCAGCGGTCGATGCCGAAGACGGCCCGGGCGACCTCGGTGCGGCCGGCGCCGACGAGCCCGGCGAGGCCGACGATCTCGCCGCGCCGCACGTCGAAGGAGACGTCGGTGAAGACGCCCTCGCGGGTCAGCCGGCGCACGCTGAGGGCGATCTCGCCCGGGGTCACGTCCTGCTTGGGGTAGAGCTCTGCGAGATCGCGGCCGACCATGCGGCGGACGAGGTCGTCCTCGGTCATGCCGTCGAGCGGCTCACCGGCGATCCAGGCGCCGTCGCGCAGGGTGGTCACCCGCTGGCAGATCTGGAAGATCTCCTCGAGGCGGTGCGAGATGAAGAGCACCGCGGCGCCCTGTTCGCGCAGGGTGCGGACCACGCCGAAGAGGCGGGCGACCTCGCTGCCGGTGAGGGCAGCTGTCGGCTCGTCCATGATCAGGACGCGGGCGTCGAAGGAGAGCGCCTTGGCGATCTCGACGATCTGCTGATCGGCGATGGACAGGCCGCGCGCGGGCCGGTCGGGGTCGAGATCGACGCCGAGACGCTGCATCAGGCCGAGTGTCGCGGCGTGGGTGGCCTTGTGGTCGATGCGGCCGAGGGAGCGCCGGGGCCGGCGGCCCATGAAGATGTTCTCGGCGATCGACAGATCGGGGAAGAGGGTCGGCTCCTGGTAGATCACGGCGATGCCTGCGTCGCGGGCGTCACCGGGGCCGTGGAAAACGACGGGCGCACCGTCGAGCAGCACCTGGCCGGCGTCCGGACGGTGCACTCCGGCGAGCGTCTTGATGAGGGTCGACTTGCCCGCGCCGTTCTCTCCGGCGAGGGCGTGCACCTCTCCGGGGAACAGCTCCAGGGAGACGTCCCGCAGGGCGCGGACCGCGCCGAAGGACTTCGAAATGTCCCTGAGCGCGAGAACCGGGGCCGGACCCGTGGTGGACGGGTGGGTCATGGGGGCTCCTCGACGACGCCGGCGGGACGGCCCTCCTGGCGTCGTGAAAGGTTTCAACTTGGTTGCCGGGACGTTAGGCATGGAGGCCACGTCGCGTCAATGGGTCCCGGTCGAAAGAATTTCGAGGCGCACAGGTCACTCTCATGCGCAACCGTCTGGGCCAGAGGGGTTGACACCCCTGGGCAGGACTCATAGCTTCCCGTATTGAATCGTTTCACAGGGAAGCCTTTCAGCAGACCTTCCGACCCGATGTCACAGGAGCCCTGAAGTGACCGAGCTCGCCGCGGTGAAGGCCGCGCTCAAGACCCAGGCCGTCGAGACGCCGTCGTGGGCGTACGGGAACTCGGGAACGCGTTTCAAGGTGTTCGCGCAGCAAGGCGTTCCCCGCACTCCGCAGGAGAAGCTGGACGACGCGGCGAAGGTGCACGAGTTCACCGGCGTCGCGCCGACCGTCGCCCTGCACATTCCGTGGGACAAGGTCGACGGCTCCGACGGATACGCAGAGCTGGCGAAACACGCCGGGGACCGTGGCGTGAAGCTGGGCGCGATCAACTCCAACACCTTCCAGGACGACGACTACAGGCTGGGAAGCATCTGTCATCCGGACGCGGCCGTACGGCGCAAGGCGGTGGATCATCTGCTGGAGTGCGTCGACATCATGGATGCGACGGAGTCCCGGGATCTGAAGCTGTGGTTCGCCGACGGGACGAACTACCCGGGGCAGGACGACATCCGTGCGCGGCAGGACCGGCTGGCCGAAGGACTGGCCGAGGTGTACGAGCGGCTCGGGGACGGGCAGCGGATGCTGCTGGAGTACAAGTTCTTCGAGCCGGCCTTCTACACGACCGATGTGCCGGACTGGGGGACGGCGTACGCGCACTGTCTGAAGCTCGGCGAGAAGGCGCAGGTCGTGGTCGACACCGGGCATCACGCTCCCGGTACCAACATCGAGTTCATCGTCGCGACGCTGCTGCGGGAGGGGAAGCTCGGCGGGTTCGACTTCAACTCGCGGTTCTACGCGGACGACGACCTGATGGTCGGGGCCGCGGATCCGTTCCAGCTGTTCCGGATCATGTACGAGGTGCTGCGCGGTGGCGGGTTCTCCAGCGAGGTCGCCTTCATGCTCGATCAGTGCCACAACATCGAGGCCAAGATTCCGGCGATCATCCGGTCCGTGATGAACGTGCAGGAGGCCACGGCGAAGGCGCTGCTGGTCGACCGGGAGGCATTGGCCGCGGCGCAGCGGAGCGGTGATGTGCTCGCGGCCAACGCCGTACTCATGGACGCGTACAACACGGATGTGCGGCCGCTGCTGCGGGAGGTGCGTGGGGAGATGGGGCTGGACGCGGATCCCGTCGCCGCGTATGCCCGGTCCGGGTGGGCCGAGAAGATCGTGGCTGAACGCGTCGGCGGGCAGCAGGCCGGTTGGGGGGCCTGACCACCGGGTCCCCGTCCGCCGCCGGGTCCGCCGGTGCGGACCGCAGGTCGCAGGCGCCTGGTCGCGCCCACGCGGCGGCGCCGCACATCGATACGCCCCGCGCCCCTTTCAAGCCGTCTCCACCCTCGTCACACAAGGACTGAACAGACATGGCAACCCATTCCGAAGCCGCCGCGCTGCTCGCCCGTTCGCACCGGCTCGGCGCCGACCCCCGCAACACCAACTACGCCGGCGGCAACACCTCCGCCAAAGGGACGACGACCGACCCGGTCACCGGCGGCGACGTCGAACTGATGTGGGTGAAGGGCTCCGGTGGCGACCTGGGCACGCTCACCGAGGGCGGACTCGCCGCCCTGCGCCTCGACCGGCTGCGCGCCCTCACCGGCGTCTACCCGGGCGTGGAGCGCGAGGACGAGATGGTCGCCGCCTTCGACTACTGCCTGCACGGCAAGGGCGGTGCGGCTCCCTCCATCGACACCGCCATGCACGGGCTCGTCGGGGCCGCGCATGTCGACCATCTCCACCCCGACTCCGGGATCGCCCTGGCCTGCGCCGCCGACGGCGAGAAGCTGACCGCCGAGTGCTTCGGCGACACCGTGGTGTGGGTGCCGTGGCGACGGCCCGGGTTCCAGCTCGGGCTGGACATCGCGGCGGTCAAGGAGGCCAACCCGCAGGCCGTCGGGTGCATCCTCGGCGGGCACGGGATCACCGCCTGGGGTGACACCTCCGAGGAGTGCGAGCGGAACTCGCTGCACATCATCCGGACCGCCGAGGCATTCCTCGCCTCGCGCGGGAGGCCGGAGCCGTTCGGGCCGGTGATCGACGGGTACGCGGCGCTGCCCGAGGACGAGCGGCGGGAGCGTGCCGCGGCACTGGCGCCGTACGTCCGTGCCGTGGCCTCGCAGGACAGGGCTCAGGTCGGTCACTTCAACGACTCCGAGGCAGTCCTCGAGTTCCTGGCGCGGGCCGAGCATCCGCGGCTGGCCGGCCTCGGCACCTCCTGCCCCGATCACTTCCTGCGGACCAAGGTGCGGCCGCTCGTCCTCGACCTGCCGCCCGCCGCTCCGCTCGACGAGGCGACCGCCCGGCTGAAGGAGCTGCACGCCGAGTACCGCGAGGAGTACGCCGCCTACTACCGGCGGCACGCCCTGCCCGACTCCCCCGCCATGCGCGGCGCCGACCCGGCGATCGTGCTGATCCCCGGTGTCGGCATGTTCAGCTTCGGCAAGGACAAGCAGACCGCCCGGGTCGCGGGCGAATTCTACGTCAACGCCATCAATGTGATGCGGGGCGCCGAGGCCGTCTCGTCGTACGCGCCCATCGAGGAGTCCGAGAAGTTCCGCATCGAGTACTGGGCGCTTGAAGAGGCCAAGCTTCAGCGGATGCCCGAGCCCAAGCCGCTGGCCGCTCGCGTGGCGCTGGTGACGGGCGCCGGCAGTGGGATCGGGAAGGCCGTCGCGCACCGGCTGGTCGCCGAGGGTGCGTGCGTGGTCGTCGCGGATCTCGACACCGGGAACGCCCAAGCGGTCGCCGAGGAGCTCGGCGGGGCCGACAAGGCCGTCGCCGTGACCGTCGACGTGACGTCCGAGGAGCAGATCGCCGACGCCTTCGAGGCGGCGCTTCTCGCCTTCGGCGGGGTCGACCTGGTGGTCAACAACGCCGGCATCTCCGTCTCCAAGCCGCTGCTCGAGACGACGGCGAAGGACTGGGACCTCCAGCACGACATCATGGCCCGCGGGTCCTTCCTCGTCTCCCGTGAGGCGGCCCGGGTGATGACCGCGCAGCGACTGGGCGGCGACATCGTCTACATCGCCTCCAAGAACGCCGTCTTCGCCGGCCCGAACAACATCGCCTACTCCGCCACCAAGGCCGACCAGGCCCATCAGGTCCGGCTGCTCGCCGCCGAACTCGGCGAGCACGGCATCCGCGTCAACGGCGTCAACCCGGACGGAGTCGTCCGCGGCTCCGGCATCTTCGCCGGCGGCTGGGGTGCCCGGCGCGCCGCCGTGTACGGCGTGGCGGAGGACAAGCTCGGCGAGTTCTACGCCCAGCGGACGCTCCTCAAGCGGGAGGTTCTGCCGGAGCACGTGGCGAACGCCGTGTTCGCGCTCACCGGCGGCGATCTCACCCACACCACCGGGCTGCACATCCCGGTCGACGCCGGTGTCGCCGCCGCCTTCCTGCGATGAGCGCGGCCGTGAAGTCGTACGCCGCGGTCGACCTCGGCGCGTCCAGCGGGCGTGTCATGGCCGGCCGCGTCGGCCCCGGCACGCTGGAGCTGACGGAGGCACACCGTTTCCCCAACCGGCCGGTCCGCCTTCCCGAAGGGCTGCGCTGGGACATGCTGGGCCTCTACACCGGCGTCCTCGACGGACTGCGGGCCGCCGGGGGGGTCGACTCGGTCGGCATCGACGGCTGGGCCGTCGACTACGGTCTGCTCGACGCGGACGGCGCGCTGCTCGGCAACCCGGTCCACTACCGCGACCCGCGTACCGAGGGAATCGCGGAGGCGGTGCGGGCCACGGTGCCCGCCGACGAGCTGTACGCGGCGACGGGCCTGCAGGACGCGCCCTTCAACACCCTGTACCAGCTGGAGGCCGCCCGGACCTCGGCCCAGGCGACGTACGCGGAAAGGCTGTTGCTCGTCCCCGACCTCATCACGTACTGGCTCACCGGTGAGCAGGGAACCGAGCTGACCAACGCCTCGACCACCGGGCTGATCGACCCCGTGACGCGCGACTGGTCGTACGGCCTCGCCCGCCGGCTGGGCGTCGATCTGAGCCTGTTCGCGCCGCTGCGGCAGCCCGGCGACCCGGCCGGGGTGCTCCGGCCCGAGGTGCGCGAGCTGATCGGGGCGGCCGGTCCCGTACCGGTGACGGCCGTAGCCTCCCACGACACCGCGTCCGCAGTGGCCGCCGTCCCCGCCACCAAGGAACGGTTCGCGTACATCTGCACCGGCACCTGGTCGCTCGCGGGCCTGGAGCTGGACGCGCCCGTGCTGACGGAGGAGAGCCGCACCGCCAACTTCACCAACGAGCTGGGGCTGGACGGCACGGTCCGCTACCTGCGGAACATCACAGGCCTGTGGCTGCTCCAGGAGTGCGTACGGGCCTGGGGCGACCCCGACCTCGGTGAGCTGCTGCGCGCCGCGGAGGGGGTGCCGGCTCTGCGATCGGTCGTGGACGCGTGCGACACCGCTTTCCTCGCGCCGGGGCGGATGCCGGAGCGGATCGCGGAGGCGTGCCGGGCGTCGGGGCAGCCGGTGCCCGGGTCCCCCGCCGAGATCACCCGCTGCGTCCTCGACTCCCTGGCCCTCGCCCACCGGCGGGCGATCGAGGACGCCCAACGGCTGGCCGGCCACCCGGTCGACGTCGTCCATGTCGTCGGCGGTGGCGCCCGCAACGCACTGCTGTGCCGGCTGACGGCCGACGCCTGCGGGCTGCCGGTGGTGGCGGGACCCGCGGAGGCGGCCGCGTTCGGTAACGTCCTGGTGCAGGCACAGGCCCAGCGGGTCGTCGGCGACCGGTGGCACATGCGGGACCTGCTCACCCGTACCCAGCCGCTGACACGGTACGA
This genomic interval carries:
- the rhaI gene encoding L-rhamnose isomerase, whose protein sequence is MTELAAVKAALKTQAVETPSWAYGNSGTRFKVFAQQGVPRTPQEKLDDAAKVHEFTGVAPTVALHIPWDKVDGSDGYAELAKHAGDRGVKLGAINSNTFQDDDYRLGSICHPDAAVRRKAVDHLLECVDIMDATESRDLKLWFADGTNYPGQDDIRARQDRLAEGLAEVYERLGDGQRMLLEYKFFEPAFYTTDVPDWGTAYAHCLKLGEKAQVVVDTGHHAPGTNIEFIVATLLREGKLGGFDFNSRFYADDDLMVGAADPFQLFRIMYEVLRGGGFSSEVAFMLDQCHNIEAKIPAIIRSVMNVQEATAKALLVDREALAAAQRSGDVLAANAVLMDAYNTDVRPLLREVRGEMGLDADPVAAYARSGWAEKIVAERVGGQQAGWGA
- a CDS encoding ABC transporter permease produces the protein MADFSLSRAIRRPVLKRWDSAVGALLVVVLLLSFGTVDGFGNALNLSFLIGNTLPIALIALPMTLLVVSGEIDLSVASTAGLSGAVMGALWNQGMTIETIIPLCLVLGVVCGLINGLLVTRLGLPSLAVTIGTLAAYRGIAQIVLGSDAVTDFPTQYLDFAAGRIGDTFIPYAFLPFLVLLAIAVVALHATPFGRSLFAIGAAEEAARFAGIRVKRQKLILFAVTGLMASLTGVFWALHYASARYDNAMGLELSVVAAVLLGGIDFDGGRGTLGGAIAGVFLLGALQNVMSLQDVSAQSQIVVTGVLLVLSVLGPRVARQIAVTRAGRRAAAAPSVPKAPSPVP
- a CDS encoding ABC transporter permease, translating into MTVIAPQQAPAGDIPESGGTRLVDRVFKMRELAILLVFLAMIAVTQAGNSEFLTEQGIKDLLLNATILVLVAIGQALVVITRNVDLSVGSTLGISAFAAGIHLQGGGNPVVAVFLAVLTGIAFGLLNGLLVSLGQVPALVVTLGTLYIIRGIDSIWVGSRQITAADLPDGFVDFGSGGVSAVPWLALIALAVLVATAYYLKHFSSGRELYALGSNPEAARLAGIPVRKRTLAAYTFCGALAGLAGAMYLARFGNVDSGTGTGYELTVVSAVVVGGVVFTGGSGSVYGAALGALLLTSINSVLPALGVSSVWVLAINGVLLILAIAVDRIVALRVANALKKRNARHG
- a CDS encoding sugar ABC transporter ATP-binding protein, which gives rise to MTHPSTTGPAPVLALRDISKSFGAVRALRDVSLELFPGEVHALAGENGAGKSTLIKTLAGVHRPDAGQVLLDGAPVVFHGPGDARDAGIAVIYQEPTLFPDLSIAENIFMGRRPRRSLGRIDHKATHAATLGLMQRLGVDLDPDRPARGLSIADQQIVEIAKALSFDARVLIMDEPTAALTGSEVARLFGVVRTLREQGAAVLFISHRLEEIFQICQRVTTLRDGAWIAGEPLDGMTEDDLVRRMVGRDLAELYPKQDVTPGEIALSVRRLTREGVFTDVSFDVRRGEIVGLAGLVGAGRTEVARAVFGIDRWDAGEVEVAGRKLTSGAPSIAMASGLALVPEDRRAQGLVMNMSIERNIGLTGLRTTVKAGLMDRGAERSRSLDWAVKLQVKYARIADTVATLSGGNQQKVVLAKWLATGPQVLIVDEPTRGIDVGTKAEVHRLLSELAADGVAVLMISSDLPEILGMADRVLVMHEGRLTAEIPRTEATEESVMAAATGRAA
- a CDS encoding rhamnulokinase, translating into MSAAVKSYAAVDLGASSGRVMAGRVGPGTLELTEAHRFPNRPVRLPEGLRWDMLGLYTGVLDGLRAAGGVDSVGIDGWAVDYGLLDADGALLGNPVHYRDPRTEGIAEAVRATVPADELYAATGLQDAPFNTLYQLEAARTSAQATYAERLLLVPDLITYWLTGEQGTELTNASTTGLIDPVTRDWSYGLARRLGVDLSLFAPLRQPGDPAGVLRPEVRELIGAAGPVPVTAVASHDTASAVAAVPATKERFAYICTGTWSLAGLELDAPVLTEESRTANFTNELGLDGTVRYLRNITGLWLLQECVRAWGDPDLGELLRAAEGVPALRSVVDACDTAFLAPGRMPERIAEACRASGQPVPGSPAEITRCVLDSLALAHRRAIEDAQRLAGHPVDVVHVVGGGARNALLCRLTADACGLPVVAGPAEAAAFGNVLVQAQAQRVVGDRWHMRDLLTRTQPLTRYEPQGDTAPWRAAEVRLAWR
- a CDS encoding bifunctional aldolase/short-chain dehydrogenase, producing the protein MATHSEAAALLARSHRLGADPRNTNYAGGNTSAKGTTTDPVTGGDVELMWVKGSGGDLGTLTEGGLAALRLDRLRALTGVYPGVEREDEMVAAFDYCLHGKGGAAPSIDTAMHGLVGAAHVDHLHPDSGIALACAADGEKLTAECFGDTVVWVPWRRPGFQLGLDIAAVKEANPQAVGCILGGHGITAWGDTSEECERNSLHIIRTAEAFLASRGRPEPFGPVIDGYAALPEDERRERAAALAPYVRAVASQDRAQVGHFNDSEAVLEFLARAEHPRLAGLGTSCPDHFLRTKVRPLVLDLPPAAPLDEATARLKELHAEYREEYAAYYRRHALPDSPAMRGADPAIVLIPGVGMFSFGKDKQTARVAGEFYVNAINVMRGAEAVSSYAPIEESEKFRIEYWALEEAKLQRMPEPKPLAARVALVTGAGSGIGKAVAHRLVAEGACVVVADLDTGNAQAVAEELGGADKAVAVTVDVTSEEQIADAFEAALLAFGGVDLVVNNAGISVSKPLLETTAKDWDLQHDIMARGSFLVSREAARVMTAQRLGGDIVYIASKNAVFAGPNNIAYSATKADQAHQVRLLAAELGEHGIRVNGVNPDGVVRGSGIFAGGWGARRAAVYGVAEDKLGEFYAQRTLLKREVLPEHVANAVFALTGGDLTHTTGLHIPVDAGVAAAFLR